The following are encoded in a window of Salvelinus fontinalis isolate EN_2023a chromosome 40, ASM2944872v1, whole genome shotgun sequence genomic DNA:
- the LOC129839693 gene encoding uncharacterized protein LOC129839693 — protein MAVLIEIAFRVSWLCCLLIGGITCSTSEGDWSPALGSNAAWLYAGSLRSLGYGNYKSPTAQMRAQQKHPASILRKELAPMSQQPQQMKYQAQMPQNPQATELQKQLAAMNQQVWHPAQMPLQQKQPTTVSQQVWHPAQMPLQQKQPTAVPQQVWHPAQMPLQPTAVPQQVWHPAQKPLQQKQLTAVPQQVWHPAQMPVQQKQPTAVPQHVWHPAQMPLQQKQPTSVPQQVWHPAQMPVQQKQPTAVPQQVWHPAQMPLQQKQLTAVPQQVWHPAQMPLQQKQPTAVPQQVWHPAQMPLQQKQPTAVPQQVWHPAQMPLQQKQPTTVSQQVWHPAQMPLQQKQPTAVLQQVWHPAQIPMQQKQPTAVLQQVWHPAQIPVQRKQPTAVPQQVWHPAQMPLQQKQPTAVPQQVWHPAQMPLQQKQPTAVPQQVWHPAQKPLQQKHPTAVPQQVWHPAQMPLQQKQPTAVPQQVWHPAQMPLQQKQPTAVPQQVWHPAQMPLQQKQPTAVPQQVWHPAQMPLQQKQPTAVPQQVWHPAQMPLQQKQPTAVPQQVWHPAQMPLQQKQPTAVPQQVWHPAQMPLQQKQPTAVPQQVWHPAQMPLQQKRPTAVPQQVWHPAQKPLQQKRPTAVPQQVWHPAQMPLQLNLPPTEPQKNLTSMPQQVSYRSKMLQQQNHLAAMPQIPLLMWHPAQNPQQELAVEAQQQQELAVEAQQQQELAVEAQQQQELAVEAQQQQELAVEAQQQQELAVEAQQQQELAVEAQQQQELAAEAQQQQELAAEAQQQQELAAEAQQQQELASEAQQQQELAAEAQQQQELAAEAQQQQELAAEAQQQQELAAEAQQQQELAAEAQQQQELAAEAQQQQELAAEAQQQQELAAEPQQQQELAVEQQQMRNPAQMPQQQPNRVPQQEWHVAHKPLQQKQLATEPQQKELTAMPQQVWYRVKTLQQYNHLAAMPHKQQAPIPQQPPLVWHPAYFPQQQKDLAVEPQQQVRYPAQMPQKQPNPIPQQLWHVAQMPQQQLVPMSQQKHYESTEDGASSNSQFQIGSKSHYENGRTVFSQTHYTHREAMPVDSGNAPNDSDVGIFEPSTYPPLVKDPTRKI, from the exons atggccGTGTTGATTGAAATTGCTTTCAG AGTTTCTTGGCTTTGTTGCCTGCTAATTGGAGGGATAACGTGTTCTACATCAGAAG gTGATTGGTCTCCTGCACTGGGTTCTAATGCAGCATGGCTCTATGCAGGATCACTTAGGTCTCTAGGATATGGCAATTATAAGTCTCCAACAGCTCAAATGAGAGCGCAACAGAAACATCCGGCCTCCATCCTGCGGAAGGAACTGGCCCCCATGTCCCAGCAACCTCAGCAAATGAAATATCAAGCTCAAATGCCCCAGAATCCACAAGCCACTGAACTTCAGAAGCAACTGGCTGCCATGAACCAGCAAgtgtggcatccagctcaaatGCCCCTGCAGCAGAAGCAACCTACCACCGTATCCCAGCAAgtgtggcatccagctcaaatGCCCCTGCAGCAGAAGCAACCGACCGCCGTGCCCCAGCAAgtgtggcatccagctcaaatGCCCCTGCAACCGACCGCCGTGCCCCAGCAAgtgtggcatccagctcaaaAACCCCTGCAGCAGAAGCAACTGACCGCCGTGCCCCAGCAAGTTTGGCATCCAGCTCAAATGCCCGTGCAGCAGAAGCAACCGACCGCCGTGCCCCAGCATgtgtggcatccagctcaaatGCCCCTGCAGCAGAAGCAACCGACCTCCGTGCCCCAGCAAgtgtggcatccagctcaaatGCCCGTGCAGCAGAAGCAACCGACCGCCGTGCCCCAGCAAgtgtggcatccagctcaaatGCCCCTGCAGCAGAAGCAATTGACCGCTGTGCCCCAGCAAgtgtggcatccagctcaaatGCCCCTGCAGCAGAAGCAACCGACTGCCGTGCCCCAGCAAgtgtggcatccagctcaaatGCCCCTGCAACAGAAGCAACCGACTGCCGTGCCCCAGCAAgtgtggcatccagctcaaatGCCCTTGCAGCAAAAACAACCTACCACCGTATCCCAGCAAgtgtggcatccagctcaaatGCCCCTGCAGCAGAAGCAGCCGACCGCCGTGCTCCAGCAAgtgtggcatccagctcaaatACCCATGCAGCAGAAGCAACCGACCGCCGTGCTCCAGCAAgtgtggcatccagctcaaatACCCGTGCAGCGGAAGCAACCCACAGCCGTGCCTCAGCAAgtgtggcatccagctcaaatGCCCCTGCAGCAGAAGCAACCGACCGCCGTGCCCCAGCAAgtgtggcatccagctcaaatGCCCCTGCAGCAGAAGCAACCGACCGCCGTGCCCCAGCAAgtgtggcatccagctcaaaAACCCCTGCAGCAGAAGCATCCGACCGCCGTGCCCCAGCAAgtgtggcatccagctcaaatGCCCCTGCAGCAGAAGCAACCGACCGCCGTGCCCCAGCAAgtgtggcatccagctcaaatGCCCCTGCAGCAGAAGCAACCGACCGCCGTGCCCCAGCAAgtgtggcatccagctcaaatGCCCCTGCAGCAGAAGCAACCGACCGCCGTGCCCCAGCAAgtgtggcatccagctcaaatGCCCCTGCAGCAGAAGCAACCGACCGCCGTGCCCCAGCAAgtgtggcatccagctcaaatGCCCCTGCAGCAGAAGCAACCGACCGCCGTGCCCCAGCAAgtgtggcatccagctcaaatGCCCCTGCAGCAGAAGCAACCGACCGCCGTGCCCCAGCAAgtgtggcatccagctcaaatGCCCCTGCAGCAGAAGCAACCGACCGCCGTGCCCCAGCAAgtgtggcatccagctcaaatGCCCCTGCAGCAGAAGCGACCGACCGCCGTGCCCCAGCAAgtgtggcatccagctcaaaAGCCCCTGCAGCAGAAGCGACCGACCGCCGTGCCCCAGCAAgtgtggcatccagctcaaatGCCCCTGCAGCTGAACCTACCGCCCACTGAACCTCAGAAGAACCTGACGTCTATGCCCCAGCAAGTGTCGTATCGATCTAAAATGCTACAGCAGCAAAATCATCTGGCTGCCATGCCACAGATTCCTCTTCTCATGTGGCATCCAGCTCAAAATCCCCAGCAGGAGCTGGCCGTCGAagcccagcagcagcaggagctggCCGTCGAagcccagcagcagcaggagctggCCGTCGAagcccagcagcagcaggagctggCCGTCGAagcccagcagcagcaggagctggCCGTCGAagcccagcagcagcaggagctggCCGTCGAagcccagcagcagcaggagctggCCGTCGAagcccagcagcagcaggagctggCCGCCGAagcccagcagcagcaggagctggCCGCCGAagcccagcagcagcaggagctggCCGCCGAagcccagcagcagcaggagctggCCTCCGAagcccagcagcagcaggagctggCCGCCGAagcccagcagcagcaggagctggCCGCCGAagcccagcagcagcaggagctggCCGCCGAagcccagcagcagcaggagctggCCGCCGAagcccagcagcagcaggagctggCCGCCGAagcccagcagcagcaggagctggCCGCCGAagcccagcagcagcaggagctggCCGCCGAagcccagcagcagcaggagctggCCGCCGAaccccagcagcagcaggagctggCCGTCGAGCAGCAGCAAATGAGGAATCCAGCTCAAATGCCCCAGCAGCAACCAAACCGCGTTCCTCAGCAAGAATGGCATGTAGCTCAcaagcccctgcagcagaagCAACTGGCCACTGAACCTCAGCAGAAGGAACTGACCGCCATGCCCCAGCAAGTGTGGTATCGAGTTAAAACGCTCCAGCAGTATAATCATTTGGCCGCCATGCCACACAAGCAACAGGCCCCCATTCCCCAGCAGCCTCCGCTTGTGTGGCATCCAGCTTATTTTCCCCAGCAGCAGAAGGATCTGGCCGTCGAACCCCAGCAGCAAGTGAGGTATCCAGCTCAAATGCCCCAAAAGCAACCGAACCCCATTCCTCAGCAATTATGGCATGTAGCCCAAATGCCCCAGCAGCAACTGGTCCCAATGTCTCAGCAGAAGCACTACGAAAGCACTGAAGATGGCGCCTCTAGTAATTCTCAGTTCCAAATCGGTTCCAAATCACACTACGAGAATGGCAGAACTGTCTTCTCCCAAACCCACTACACTCATAGGGAGGCTATGCCTGTTGACAGTGGAAATGCTCCCAATGACAGTGATGTTGGCATATTTGAACCAAGCACATACCCACCACTAGTGAAGGATCCTACAAG GAAAATCTAA